ACCAGCGTAgttggcctgcaagcttccagagTGTCTGGGCTCTGTCTCCTATCAACTTAGGTGCATTGAGATCAAAGACATGTGTGCTCCTTGATATCCAGCTCgacatgaatgctggggaatcaTACTCAGGATGGCAGGCTTGCACAgctgcacctttaaccacttagtcatctctccagctgaccAACTTAAAATTTTTCGTGCCAAAAGAATCCTCCTAGTTGTGTGAGGTATTGAGGTGGAACTTGCAATTGATCAGGCCTAGAAGAAGGGACTTTTGTCACAGGGACTCTGCACTCAAAGATGACCTGTGAGTGGACAAGTCTCATGGGGCTAGATCAGTATTCTTATTAGCATGGTAAGCCAGGTCACCCATGAGCTTGAGCCTTCTTGCATGGGGCTTGTTTCTGTTCCATTCTCTGCTCCTCACACTTTGCAGGATGCTGACACAAAAATTCATGAGCCACACTAACGTCCTTTTCCAAGTCATCCAGccttgggtattttgttccagcaccGCAAACCAGACTAAGATGAATGAGAATTAGTCCACATTAGTTTGTCAGTGTTTTCTGCTAGCATCTGTGCCAACGCATTGCAGATTAAAATTGTTGCCAAAGGCAGGTTCTAGGAGATTGTTTGATGCACACTTAACCTTCATCACTAAAATATCATGATGTGCTTCCCACTAGGAAATATAGAATTTCTGGCTAAAATAGcttgttttaaaatgaaatttttatggtAAAACAAGAGAAACTGCTAGGTTTAACAATTTAATCTGAGATAAGTGAGCCTTAATATTGCACAGCTCCGTAGGTTACTGAGTGAACAGGAGCTTTGTCTTCATTGAAGAAAAGCAGTGTTATCAGTGAAGCTCCATGGCACACTGTAGTGAGACCAGGGCTGGCCGCATCGACAATGCATCACTTAGTCATGAAGCCCTGTGGAGCAGGTGAACAGTACAGGCCTTGTTGTCAGAAGTGTGAGGATGGCCAAAAGGGTGGCTCTTTTATAGCTGTATCTAGGCAAGGAACATGGCAGGCATGTGGGGATCCCTGAGCAGGGCACTGTAAGAGCCTCAAAGCTTGACTCTGCCCAAGGTAACGTGATGTCTGTGTTTGGCCATGTGGGAATTACTGGACAGTAAGGGAGAAAGGACAAAGGAAGTACAGAGTGGCAGATCCTCTGTAGAGAGGGAGGCCACACACCTAAATGCCAATTCAAATGGGCATCTGTGCCCAGGTGGTGAGAAACTGGGCATCTTGAGTCTTAGACTATGAGGTAGAGACAGTAGGAGAGGAGATTGAACTTGGGGTTGAACTTGAAACCTTGACGCTCTGTGGGCCTTCAGGAGAGTCAGTATCAGAGGGTTGGATGCCAGGCAACACCTCACTCCCAGGTTCCCCAGGAGAGCTTTGGTAGATTTGAATGGCCATGGCTCCCAATAGCACTTTACATCATTTTGAAatggacccatgcatctggatctTTCATAAGCATCTCTCCCATTCGTAGCTCATGAAACAGGTGTGCCTAACATGTCCCGACAGAGATGGGGCATCGTGAGCAGCCAGTGTCCACCTGCCATGGACACCCTTGTCCACCCAGTGGAAGGCAAGCTAAGTCTGCACAGCATGACTGGGACCCACAAGACGATCTCATTTCTGGATGGCATCCTCCCGGGAGGAAGCAAAAGGAGGGAGAGGCTTCTTGCACTTGGGATCCAAGAATCTAGAGCCAAATGCACCAAGAGGAGAAAGCAAATGGCTGTGGAAAAGATACCCTGGAGCTCCACCTTAGCCCCACTCCTGACCTCTTCTCCCTTGGTTACTTCTCATTTAGACGGATTTCCAGTGAGAGGCCATTTACAGTGACTTATTCAAAAACGGTCTCTGGAAAGCCTTGTCTCTTTAACCTTAATACCAAACAGAGTCAAGAAGGCTGTGCTTTCAGTTCAAATTTGATAAGCTGGGCCTCTGACTCTGAACCAGTCAGCTAGCAGTCTACACACTAATTGGTACTCCACTGTGTTCCTCACATTCCCCCACGGAAGAAGGGCACTGGTTGAACTCTATAGTAACTTCTTCAGAGAACCAGTGGTCTTGCCAGCCTGAGGTTCTGCAATAGCTCTGTATGCCTGGCCAACACCTGTCTTGGATATTTTGGGGACAGTCTTGAGCCACACTGTCACAACTCAGTTAGAAGCCTGGTCTACCTTTAATGAATCTCCCCTGGGCAATGCCCATCTGAGCACAGTCTTTGGGACTGGAAAACACAGACCAGAGGCATGATTGTCCCCAGCAGGAGTGAATGAGAGCCCAGGACAGCACTGCTGCCTTCCTCACCGCCTGCCTTCCGTGTCTGTGACAGAGGACAGAAGGTGCTAAGCCAGGCTTTCTGGCAGATAGATACCTGTGTCCCCCAGGAGCTAAACGACTGGCTTCATTGAGGACAACCGAGGAGCTGCCAATGTGGAACCCGCCAACCGCCGAAGGAAGCTGCACAGCTGGCTTCATCATAACTTCTTTTCACACAGAAGCAACACAGGGGCCATTGGTGTGAGTCTCTTGGATTAGGCAGCCCCAAGGGGTCCCTTCCTCAGGCCCTGAAGCCAGCTGAGTAGTAGGAGACATGTTGTTTTGCAATGGCAGATCTCCGGTGTTCTCCAGGGCTTTTCCACACACTCATTCCCCAAACTGTTCACGGATTCATTGGCCTAAAGTGTCTGCATGATGATTACCTCTCACTCAAAAGCCTGTTACAACTGTCTGTTCTCTCTACATTGAAACAACAACCTCAAGGTAGGGCCATGCAGGCAGCTTGGTGGTGGAGCCCCCGCTGACCCCCAGACATAGACTTGAACACACAGTTCCCCTAGGAACGTCTCACTCCTGTTCTGCCATATATCTTGATATATCCCTCTGCTTGCTCGCCAACACCCTGACTCCTGGCTTCCATTAGCGgtgctctttctgcctcttctcttaTATACCATCGCTGGTGATTttaaaacccccccccccccgtatcaTAGAAAGTTTCAGACATACATGAAACTGAAGATAATTGCATAATGGTCCACAGATCCAAATCAACAGTTTTAATGATTTTTTCAGTACATAGCCAGCCTTACTTTCCCTGCTGGTGTCCACTTCTTTCTATCCAAATGATTGTAAAAGAAGTCCcagatattttttcattatttcatctGTTAATAGTGTGCATCTCAGAAAAAGTAGGtctcctttcattttatttcagcttaattttagttttcttctATGTTCATTGTGTTAAAATATGAATAGCATAAAATTTACCTTGTTACCCATTTTTACATGTACAGTTTGCATTAAATGTGTCTGTAATACTGTGCAACCATCACCACAatttatgtgtatctctttttAATTGGGAACTGTGATCTATACCTGTTAAATAGTAacttcccattttctctcctccctagGACAGGTAATATTTCATTGTATGTACACATCACATTTTGCTTATCTAGTCAGCCACATGTGGACACTTGTGATGTTTCCTTACCTTAGCCATTATTAATAATACTGCCATGAATGTGGGTGTATTGTTTCAAGACACAATTTTggcaatgtagctcagtgatggagtgcttgcctagcatgcatgaggcactGGATTTAACCCCTAGCATGGCAGGGGGGAAAAGAGCAACTTTTTGTCTCCAGTGTTTtctgatatacatatacatacacacatgcatatgtgtctaATTATACACGTactcacatacaaacatacacacatacatacatatacacatacagaaaTGTAGCTTATTGATAATATGGTAGATGTTTTCTAAAGAAGAATTTTGGAGCTAGGGaagtggctcagtaggtaaaacacttgccacacaagtgtgaaggCCTGAATTCAAATACCCagaacttacataaagccagatactatACTGTGCATCTTCCATCCTTGTATATGCCTCTAGTGAGATCCAAGACACGGACAAGAGAATCCTGAAATGTCTCAGGCCAGTGAGCCTGGCATATGCAGTGGCGAAACAtgaagagatcctgtctcaaacaagaagGCAACCTCAGATACCAGCCCTTGCCTTCCACACACACGATTGATTTTTCTGTAGAACTGTTGACATACCTCCATCCTGTTTTCCATACCAGATATACCACATTACATTCCTCCCAAACACAAGAGTTCCCACTTCCTGCACCTTCATtagcatttataattttgttttttctgataGAAGACATCCTATCCTGTGTTTgttaggatctcactgtggtttACGTTTGCATTTCCCTAAAGGTGTTGAATACCTTTTCATCTGCTTATTGACTATTTGCATATCTACTTTAGAGAAATGTCCATTAAGTCCTTTGCCTGTTTTTGAATTGGATAATTTGGCTTTTGTTATAGGCTTTTTGAATTCTCTGCATATACTCGGTAGTAAttcttatatatataatgtattatattatatatataaatataaatatattacatattattatacatatatatcattatatatgttatacattatatattattatatattattatgtatattatatatcattatacaatatatatatatgtgacattAAAAGACATTAAAGAATTAAACATTTGAATTTGTTTACTCAATAAGggtaggaagccaggcatggtgacacatgcctttaaatcccagcacttaagaggcatagataatatatatattttatatattaatatatatattcattatatacatCTTCCTTAATCTTTTCAGCAATATTTAATAGCTTTGTTTATATAGGTCTGTCACCTCCTCTGTTAAATTAAGTCCAAATATAAAGTCAACATATGAAAACATGTTAAATTTCTATACACTAACAATAAACAATTTGGAAAAGGGATGGAGTCagttgtggtggcatatgctggTAAGATATTACtaaagagatggaggcaggaggatgaggaaagggaatggaaaatcaatttctttttatGACATTATCAACAAGTACAAAATATATAGGACTTAATTTAACAAAggaggcttttcaaggtagggttttgcttgcacccaggctggcctgaaatttactatgttgcTTCTAGATTAAAAATGTGTactacctgggctagagagatggcttagcggttaagcacttgcctgtgaagcctaaggaccccggttcaaggctcagttccccaggtcccacgttagccagatgcatatgggggcgcacacgtctggagttcgtttgcagaggctggaagccctggcgtgcccattctctctctctccctctatctgtctttctctctgtgtctgtggctctcaaataaataaattaaaaaaattttttttaaaaaatgtgtactaccacacctggctattagtTCCcttttattgcttgtttttatGTATCTTTTATTATGAAATTGGGTTaacttttgtcaggcatttattCTGCACAAGGTCTTCACAAGTTGTCCCATTAATGTGCTCCATTCTATTGACAAGGTTTTAGAAAGTGAACCAGCCTTGCATTCCAGGCATAAATACCACTTCTTCATGGTGTGTAATTCTGTGAATATGCTGCTTAATTTGCTTTGCTCATattttattgatgatttttaCTTCACAATTTATAAGTATTtggtctgtgttttctttttccataatGTTCTTGTTTGGCTCTTTTAGAATGTGTCAGAAagcttattttcttctctcttcagtTTTCTGGAAAAGTTTGGGAAGGACTGCCTTTTTGTTCTTAGGTGTATGGTAGAATTCATCAAGAAAGCCATTTCATGGCAAAGCTGTATTTAATTCCGTAAAATTTCAAGACTCTGATTCCAACAGCCTAGACAGAATGGAGCTGAACTGCATCACAATATTCTACTTGCACAGACACTCCCTCAATAACTTCCGTTTTGTAAGCACCTTGACTGCCATTATTCAGATATTTATTAGCAACACTAGGGCTAAATATCTAGTCTATTGACACTTAACACAGAGGTCTTTATACTAAAGAAAAGTATATAATAAAGAAACATGTGTTTATTTACAATATAAAATTAGTGATGAAGATGTTGTATACctactctgtattttttttctttctttcacagtcCCTACCTGTGTTCTCATCCACTTGGTATTCATCCAAACTAATTGACATGTGTGTATTTCATTGACTCGCCAGGAGGTACTTACTATTAGGGTTTAGAAAGAAAAAGGCTAAGATCTAAAGAAGGAGTAACTATGGGATCTCAGATGCTGATCATAGCCCCTCTTCATCATTTCATGAGCTCCATTTCCAACTGCCAACATAAAGAAATAAGTGCAGCCTGATTAAATAGTCATCTGCTTCATCAGCTGACTCTGCTAGGTTCAAAAGACAAATGTCATGACCTCCCCAAGAGGATGGCTTTGGGAGCTCAGCTTTGGTGCCACCCAAGCAACATCTGTCAGGAAAACGCAGCCCCTAGACTCAGCAAAGAtcatataagcaaaaataaaaaagataagcaATAAGTTTTTACTTTGTATGCAGTAGTTCTAAATACCACTGACATGAACAAACATAGACTTTCAACAAAAGAATGTGTTAAGGAGATGTCTAGAGGAGCAGAAGGCTAAACTGTGGAGGACTGTCAAATGTTCTGGTATGAATCAGGTATACCATCTTATATGGCAGCCTCACAGGGCCATTTTTATCCCAATTTGACCACTAAGCTGATCACCTCAGATTCAGGGAAAGACTGTGAGTGGGTGGTAGTGGATAGGGGTAAACATGGAAGGAAATGAGACTATAGTAATTACAAAGTTAACCAGAACCCAGAAGCCAGGCCCATCTTGACAGATGTATCCAAAGATGCTGCCacagtgaaaataaaatttcactgaCTCAACCTTTTCATTTAGACTTAATTTATGATACTCAAAGCTGGAAAAAATTcacttcaatgaaaaaaaaaaaaaactattgtgtTTAAGAAGATAAATTGCTTGGTATACAAGATGAGCATCCCTGACTTAAAATGCTTCAGACCAGAAGTGTTTCAGATTGCAACCAACTTTAGACTTTGGAATATCAGCATGTATATTATAAAGTATCTTGGGGATAGGATCCAAGTCTATACATAGAATTCATTTGTGCTTGTACAATCTTACACACATAGCCTGGACGTGATTTTATACTGTTTTTGTGAACCTGCCTGGGAATTTCCACTTGCAGTGTCACATCAGCCACAAAAATGTTTTGGAGAGCAGATTTTTTTAGGAATGTCAAACTTATATTTATTAGAATATTATTTCTAAAAGATAAGTAATCAATTATAAAATTCAAGCAACTTTCCCTATGGTAGCAGCACAGTTGAACAGTGCCCCTCCAGCCTTAATATGCAGACTGAGCTAAAGAAATAATGCTGCAATGTGGATTATGATTCAAGAGGCATGGGTCCCACTGCAgtgtctggggtgtgtgtgtgtgtgtgtgtgtgtgtgtgtgtgtgtgtgtgtgtgtgtgtagctggggATGGCGCAGAGCACCATACATGCTAGGTATACACCTACTCTCACAGAGCTCAGCTCTTTTGCATTTCTAACCGGTTCCCAGATGGTGCTGAGGCTGCTGGGTGTCAGCAGTACTTTGAGCAACAAACTGTCGAGCAAATTAAAGAAACTAAGCCATACTTACCTCAGGAAACCCTAATATCAAACTCACCTTTGGTACATGGGTAACTTGAGAAGACCCTACAAAGTAAGAGTTATTTCCATTACATAACACTGGACATAGTTTATTTTAACACACggattctgtagcagacagcttcaggttcactgagatgaacttccagaccaggcacagttatggaggaagggatttattgaagcttacagatccaggggaagttccataatggcagaagaagctggcctgccttcacaggcccaaacagagagaaagaaatacaagtctaaaggtcaaaagccacatcacactccaggaactcctgctaggcacactttgcatatctttaggttgaaatctgaaacccatcaccacaatttaagatccacccagtgacattgcctccagcaggtggctacagatgcaaactacaaacaaataaacaactgaatatattgggggccatctattctattcaaaccaccacagatactgACCACCAGCTCcatgccacatgcacaaaatgggaaATATGACACTGATTCCCTGGGCTTGGACTCTTACTGAAGCAAGAGGAAAATGCTGACCTCAAGAGCTATCACTCTGACCGAGTGATGCAACAACAGGCATTGTAGGGAAAATTCAAGAGATGATGAGAGCAAACCAGCACATGGAAAGGTTACTTCTGTCTGGGGAAGAATATATGACCTAGGGGAAGAGATTTAACATGAACAAATGCAACCACACATATTCTTGCGAGATATTTACAAGTGTTTAGGGAACACACACTCCATATGAGAAGTGAGTCTTCAAGACTCTTCACATCTTGCTGGTATAGCTACCAGATCATAGATGATACGAGGGCTGAATTGGAAAACAGGCAGTGGCTTCTCTGTGGTAGGAGGAAAGTTGGAGAAATTGATGCCTGAGCCAGAAATGTCTCATTAAGCACATCATGCTCGCCTGGAAGACTATCAAACACAGAGTTTAAATGTGAAAagctccaccaccaccaccccccccccgccatatgttttgaatacttggtccctggctggtggcCATTTGTGAAAGCTATGGAGCCTTTGGGACATGAagccttgctggtggaggtgtATCATTGGGAtcagaccttgaagtttattacaCCAGCTCACTGGGGGTTCAGAGCTAGATGGTTTGCACTACTTCCTCCAAGAGATATGACAAGATGTGAAACCTGACTGCCTGGTTTCCCATGTGTTCCCCTCTGTGATGAAACTGCCTTGAAACTATAAgacgaaataaaccctttcctcccataagctgctttagGTCAGGTTTTTTTATCCTAGcattgagaaggtaactgccataAAACAAACCTGTGGCAGATTGGTTACCCAAAGGATCTTTATTCAAACAGTTTAATTAATGATTTCAGTTCTCAGATTGCAAAGCCATGTAAGCAGAGGTGATGGTGTATTTCTAACCTCTCTTAAATTGAACATGGCGTTACATTAATAATACTCATTGTCTCACAGTGCATATGCTGTAGTTTGACCTGGTCATTTGAATATATTCTCAGATCTTTTTGCAATTAGTCACAAAGGTGTCCTCTCTACTGCTCTTCCTTTGGTCAGACTGTAATTTAGATTTCTGTATCTATCACCAAATAAAACAGCTATTAtttactactctcacttttggtagagaatcttcccttttcagatggcagtgatgggatgactcagaatgcatcatggtgctggaaaaaagtgacagaagtgctcagtactacaatatctctatcatcccttccaaggcttagggtctattgcagaagaagtagcagaaagaatgcaagagccaaaggaagggtaggactccttacaaagtgctccccccagatacaaaatggcccggatatccatgacctcacagttcctgacactacctacacaagaccagcataataggaggaaaacatcatgacatcaaaataaaagagagactgactgagatagggaggggatatgatggagaaaggagtttcaaaggggaaagtgaggggagagagggcattatcatgggatatttttataatcatggaagttgttaataaaaaaaagttgaaaagaaaaaaaacagctattattgaaaatgaatgaaatgtttTATGCATATTATCAATGTGCAAGCTGGAAAAAAAGCATTAAACTTCTTAAAATCTTAAACTCTTATCCCTTCCCTGTCCCTTTCCATCCTATTTCCCTCCcacttctcctctctctttcaatattGTGCAAACCTAGACCTAAAGGGATAAACAATTTGGAATACTCCATGGAAACTGAATGCATAGCATTTCAACTAAGTCAAGTAAACCAAGGCAAGGAAGCTTCCAGGAGACTTGGGTAAATGTGGGGCTCATTTCATTTGGGTACAGTAGAATGTGCTTGTATGTACACATGGGTATGTCTTCAATGGAAAATGTTGTCCAGCTATAGTACTGACCATGCGAGTTTTCCCGTCCTTCATCTTTAAAGTCTGTGTGAGACATTGTATTATAACTTGTTTTCCTTGGCTGTGCATCCTCCTTCTTAAGTGAGTAGTCGTATGCCTGGAAAAGTCAATCCCCATTACAGAGGTACAATCATAGTTCCCTGTGGGCTGGTAGAATGCTAATGTGATAAGCTTCCCTGTGTTTCAGGATGCCTCTAGCAGTCAGAGGCTTCTGAAGGGCCTCACTGATCCAGTTCCTGCAGCTTCCTCCATTTGGATGCAAAAACTATAGAAATGCAGGTAGTCAGTTTTGAGCTGGCACTCTAATAGAGCCTTTTTAGAATTCAGTGAACAAGGATAGATTGCATATTTATCTGACTGCACTGCTACTGTGCATATCAGATGACTAGTCTAATCTGAAGCACTATGGGCCTGTGTGATGAGCTTTGTTTCAAGTGTGCTTTTTTCAGTAATCTCTGTTTCCTACTCCTCCAGGAAAATGGGTCCCCTGAGGCATGTGTGACGTGTGAGTCCAGCACGCCAGCCTGACGCCCAGCTGGGAAGGGAGCCTACCATGGATGGCATTGTTGAACCGAAGAGCGTACTGGTACACAGTAAGATCAGTGATGCTGGCAAGAGGAATGGTTTAATTAACACCAGAAACTTCATGGCTGAGAGCAGAGATGGCCTGGTGTCTGTTTACCCAGCTCCCCAGTACCAGAGCCACCGGCTGGTGGCCAGCGCGGCACCAGGCAGCCTGGACAGTGGCAGGAGTGAGCCAGTGCAGCAGTTGCTGGACCCCAACACCCTGCAGCAGTCGGTGGAGTCCCATTATCGCCCTAACATTATCCTGTACTCCGAGGGTGTGCTGCGCTCCTGGGGAGATGGTGTGGCCGCCGACTGCTGTGAGACCACTTTCATTGAAGACAGGTCACCCACCAAAGATAGCCTGGAGTACCCTGATGGGAAGTTCATCGATCTTTCTGCAGATGACATCAAAATCCACACCTTGTCCTATgatgtggaggaggaggaggagttacAAGAGCTAGAGGTGAGTGGATGCCATTGTGGGAGGGGTTTCTGGAATGAGGTGGTGGGACTtggtgggggaaggtgagaaaaacCCAAGGAATGAAACTAGTGTGCAAAAATGCAGAGAAAGTGAAGGAGCACTCAATGGCCCCTCCCTCCTGAGTATTTTGTAGAGGATGAAAGGAGTAGGAACAGACACCGTAGACCAACAGCTGAGGGCAGCAGCTGTGACGCTGAACAATGATGGTCCAAGGTAACTTCCATGGAGAAGGAACATCAGTACCAGCTCTAGCTGGCAGGACTGTTAGGGATGCCACCCCACAAGAAAGAGGCCACTGGCAAAAGCAAGATGAGAGGGACATCTGAGGATATAGACACACATGTAGGGGCAATTGGAGAAGTATTTCATATTTAAttgttattgaaaacttccataactatacacaataaaccgtgataatcccctctccactttccccttcacaaatccactagAAGTGTTTATGCTGTCATAAGTGGGTGATTTGACATTTCAAATTTTCTACTAGAAGATCATTAGTTTCTTGGAAACTTGCTAGATGAAACAGTAGAAATTGAAAAGGGAAGATAAgttgattatttaatttttgtgtgtgtggtgctgggagaATGAAGCCTGGGTcttctgcatgctaggcagggATTCCATCACTGAACTATGTCCTCAGTCCAAGTCATTTAGTATTAAGGTAGGCAAGGACATTTGAATTACAGAATTTCATGCATAGAAACATGCAAAGAGGATCCTGGATGATAGGGCGCAGTGGTCCATGGCTGTGCAGGGCATATATCCTTTCATAGGAACTGCAAGAGAAATTGAgacaccctgagtctacagagtgaattccaggtcagcccgagctagagtgaaaccctacctcaaaagaccaaaaaaaaaaagagagagagagagagagagagaaattgagaggtCACTGCACTGCAGGAACAGGGGATAACAAAGAATGTTCTCCCAGGATGTGAATGGAGAGgagagggagca
Above is a window of Jaculus jaculus isolate mJacJac1 chromosome 8, mJacJac1.mat.Y.cur, whole genome shotgun sequence DNA encoding:
- the Syndig1 gene encoding synapse differentiation-inducing gene protein 1 isoform X3, whose product is MDGIVEPKSVLVHSKISDAGKRNGLINTRNFMAESRDGLVSVYPAPQYQSHRLVASAAPGSLDSGRSEPVQQLLDPNTLQQSVESHYRPNIILYSEGVLRSWGDGVAADCCETTFIEDRSPTKDSLEYPDGKFIDLSADDIKIHTLSYDVEEEEELQELESDYSSDTESEDNFLMMPPRDHLGLSVFSMLCCFWPLGIAAFYLSHELRLPCPHQCPANTPHATSDH
- the Syndig1 gene encoding synapse differentiation-inducing gene protein 1 isoform X2 → MDGIVEPKSVLVHSKISDAGKRNGLINTRNFMAESRDGLVSVYPAPQYQSHRLVASAAPGSLDSGRSEPVQQLLDPNTLQQSVESHYRPNIILYSEGVLRSWGDGVAADCCETTFIEDRSPTKDSLEYPDGKFIDLSADDIKIHTLSYDVEEEEELQELESDYSSDTESEDNFLMMPPRDHLGLSVFSMLCCFWPLGIAAFYLSHEGRKGIGGGDNPGPFTSPSLNP
- the Syndig1 gene encoding synapse differentiation-inducing gene protein 1 isoform X1; the encoded protein is MDGIVEPKSVLVHSKISDAGKRNGLINTRNFMAESRDGLVSVYPAPQYQSHRLVASAAPGSLDSGRSEPVQQLLDPNTLQQSVESHYRPNIILYSEGVLRSWGDGVAADCCETTFIEDRSPTKDSLEYPDGKFIDLSADDIKIHTLSYDVEEEEELQELESDYSSDTESEDNFLMMPPRDHLGLSVFSMLCCFWPLGIAAFYLSHETNKAVAKGDFHQASTSSRRALFLAVLSITIGTGIYVGVAVALIAYLSKNNHL